A DNA window from Halorubrum sp. DM2 contains the following coding sequences:
- a CDS encoding glycosyltransferase family 39 protein has product MSSRSAPSPPARFASRLRQRIAHADRVTAAAVCVSLAAGLLTFAVAATLFSHHSANHDEGVYLTQAALLLGGQLEFHAGPLADAVHPWFFVEDGGRLYPKYSPVPSATYAISMALFDEPRVTLAAVAAGNAALVYLLGATTAGRRAGLAAAVLFAASPMAVLTGATFLPYAPTTFFNLLFAVAYLRSVRDGSTAAAGVAGVAIGIAFFARPFTAVLFAAPFIAHALWRVGSAVAAEGLSLPSLPDPVRRHGLTAIFGTLFVGVTLAYNLRVTGDPLTFPYQAFAPMDGPGFGERRILGHSVEYTPALALESNGYALWELATRWAAAGPVGTLLAFVGGAVAVRRWHAGVDLAADAAHGDGSPGLPGSPAFRRTAAVLVAGVAASVVVGNLFFWGTNNALATLSDPTDGLASLFGPFYHFDLLVPLSLFGGIAVAAGARSLPRLRDRIAARTGSEGTARVAVAVVLLAALVVGSGAAVATAAEPVERNAAVDTKHEAAYAPFDETEFTDALVFVPTPYGEWLAHPFQGLRNGPGLDGDAVYALDRDPVEDFAVLDAYPNRTHYRYGYRGAWTADPNNRVTPKLEPIEVRSGSRVDAETTVGIPERVDSARVRVETRRGEGRATYTVRDPAAGDPLAVEWSIGPDGMRLAGAPNGSASIDPAGDVAILTVTLVAPDGSTFTYRQEATVRTLDSDRVEVVWPPERSVCRLVTECGSEGTYLPDESGVHSEWVVFETVAETN; this is encoded by the coding sequence GTGTCGTCCCGCTCCGCCCCGTCTCCGCCCGCGCGGTTCGCGTCCCGGCTCCGCCAGCGGATCGCTCATGCTGACCGGGTGACCGCCGCCGCGGTCTGCGTTTCGCTCGCGGCGGGACTCCTCACGTTCGCGGTCGCAGCCACCCTGTTCTCGCATCACTCCGCGAACCACGACGAGGGCGTCTACCTCACGCAGGCCGCGCTGCTTTTAGGCGGCCAACTGGAGTTCCACGCCGGGCCGCTCGCCGACGCCGTCCACCCGTGGTTCTTCGTCGAGGACGGCGGGCGACTCTACCCGAAGTACAGCCCGGTCCCGTCGGCGACGTACGCGATTTCCATGGCCCTGTTCGACGAGCCGCGGGTGACGCTCGCGGCGGTCGCCGCCGGTAACGCCGCGCTCGTCTACCTGCTCGGTGCGACCACCGCCGGTCGGCGGGCCGGACTCGCGGCGGCCGTCCTGTTCGCGGCGTCGCCGATGGCGGTCCTCACGGGGGCGACGTTCCTCCCGTACGCGCCGACGACGTTCTTCAACCTCCTGTTCGCGGTCGCGTACCTCCGGAGCGTCCGCGACGGGTCGACCGCGGCCGCCGGGGTCGCGGGCGTCGCGATCGGGATCGCCTTCTTCGCGCGCCCGTTCACCGCGGTGCTGTTCGCGGCCCCGTTCATCGCCCACGCGCTGTGGCGGGTCGGGTCGGCGGTCGCGGCCGAGGGGCTGTCTCTCCCGTCGCTGCCCGACCCGGTCCGCAGACACGGGCTGACGGCGATCTTCGGGACGCTGTTCGTCGGCGTCACGCTCGCGTATAACCTCCGCGTGACGGGCGACCCGCTCACCTTCCCGTATCAGGCGTTCGCGCCGATGGACGGTCCCGGCTTCGGCGAGCGCCGCATTCTGGGGCACTCGGTCGAGTACACGCCCGCGCTGGCGCTCGAATCGAACGGCTACGCGCTGTGGGAGCTCGCGACCAGGTGGGCCGCGGCCGGACCGGTCGGGACGCTGCTCGCGTTCGTCGGCGGCGCGGTCGCGGTCCGCCGGTGGCATGCGGGTGTCGACCTCGCCGCGGACGCCGCCCATGGAGACGGCTCGCCCGGCTTGCCCGGATCGCCCGCGTTCCGCCGAACCGCGGCCGTCCTCGTCGCCGGCGTCGCCGCCTCCGTCGTCGTCGGCAACCTGTTCTTCTGGGGGACGAACAACGCGCTGGCGACGCTGTCGGACCCGACCGACGGGCTCGCGTCGCTGTTCGGCCCGTTCTATCACTTCGACCTGCTCGTGCCGCTGTCGCTGTTCGGCGGGATCGCCGTCGCGGCCGGAGCCCGGTCGCTGCCGCGGCTTCGGGACCGGATCGCGGCGCGGACCGGCTCCGAGGGGACCGCTCGCGTCGCGGTCGCGGTCGTCCTCCTCGCCGCGCTGGTCGTCGGGTCCGGGGCTGCGGTCGCGACCGCCGCGGAGCCGGTCGAGCGCAACGCGGCGGTCGACACCAAACACGAGGCCGCCTACGCCCCGTTCGACGAGACCGAGTTCACCGACGCGCTGGTGTTTGTCCCGACGCCGTACGGCGAGTGGCTCGCCCACCCGTTCCAGGGGCTCCGAAACGGCCCGGGACTCGACGGCGACGCGGTGTACGCGCTCGACCGCGACCCGGTCGAGGACTTCGCGGTCCTCGACGCCTACCCGAACCGGACCCACTACCGCTACGGCTACCGGGGGGCGTGGACCGCGGACCCGAACAACCGCGTCACGCCGAAACTGGAGCCGATCGAGGTGCGTTCCGGGTCGCGGGTGGACGCCGAGACGACGGTGGGGATCCCCGAGCGCGTGGACAGCGCTCGGGTTCGGGTCGAGACGCGCCGCGGCGAGGGGCGGGCGACGTACACGGTGCGCGATCCCGCCGCCGGCGACCCGCTCGCCGTCGAGTGGTCGATAGGCCCCGACGGGATGCGGTTGGCGGGCGCGCCGAACGGCTCGGCGTCGATCGATCCGGCGGGCGACGTCGCGATTCTCACCGTGACGCTGGTCGCCCCCGACGGCTCGACGTTCACCTACCGGCAGGAGGCGACCGTCCGCACGCTCGATTCCGATCGCGTTGAGGTCGTCTGGCCGCCCGAGCGGTCGGTGTGTCGGCTCGTCACGGAGTGTGGGAGCGAGGGGACGTACCTCCCCGACGAGTCGGGGGTTCACTCCGAGTGGGTCGTCTTCGAGACGGTCGCCGAGACGAACTGA
- a CDS encoding dolichyl-phosphate hexose transferase, which produces MSDSAHATNGSAAAVAERDEDESGAETSGDRDEPYTFDDLSVVMGTYNEEEAIGTVLEDIEEVTDGKAEVVCVDGSSDRTAEIAREHGATVIEQEPQGYGVAVQEAILTPDRPVVVTTDCDDTYPMEALPEFLAEINDGADVVSGDRLYHGAAAMPAFNRFGNHAFAALASLLMGERVHDTTTGMRAYRRDVVEEIGWTENTGLSAELLIRPLMRGYDVRERPIRYAERLGETKLDPIGGGAAIAKSIVTVCLEERLRRF; this is translated from the coding sequence ATGAGCGACTCAGCGCACGCGACGAACGGGTCCGCGGCCGCGGTAGCGGAGCGAGACGAGGACGAATCGGGAGCCGAGACGAGCGGCGACCGCGACGAGCCGTACACCTTCGACGACCTCAGCGTCGTGATGGGGACGTACAACGAGGAGGAGGCGATCGGAACGGTTCTCGAAGACATCGAGGAGGTCACCGACGGGAAGGCGGAGGTCGTCTGCGTCGACGGCTCCTCGGACCGAACCGCGGAGATCGCCCGCGAACACGGTGCGACGGTCATCGAGCAGGAGCCGCAGGGGTACGGCGTCGCGGTTCAGGAGGCGATCTTGACGCCCGACCGTCCCGTGGTCGTCACGACGGACTGCGACGACACCTACCCGATGGAGGCGCTCCCGGAGTTCCTCGCCGAGATCAACGACGGCGCGGATGTGGTGAGCGGCGACCGGCTCTATCACGGCGCGGCGGCGATGCCGGCGTTCAACCGGTTCGGCAACCACGCGTTCGCGGCGCTCGCCTCCCTCCTGATGGGCGAACGCGTCCACGACACCACCACCGGAATGCGCGCGTACCGCCGCGACGTGGTCGAGGAGATCGGCTGGACCGAGAACACCGGCCTCTCCGCCGAACTCCTCATCCGGCCGCTGATGCGCGGTTACGACGTCCGCGAGCGCCCGATCCGCTACGCCGAGCGCCTCGGCGAGACGAAGCTCGACCCGATCGGCGGCGGGGCCGCCATCGCGAAGTCGATCGTCACCGTCTGTCTCGAAGAGCGGCTGCGACGCTTCTGA
- a CDS encoding GMC family oxidoreductase → MSAGDGPAGSAGNAAAIDRTPVPDADICVVGAGPAGALVADRLAGDREVVILDAGPRFDPADRLARQEKAIRPSYERPDVWDVGGARDAYENAGSTEWSYPLNHARVKGIGGSTLHWQGMVMRLHEGDFNSGTERGVGPDWPIDYADLRPYYAEAERELGVAGASDNPYAPPREEPHPMPAFEPSYSDSLFAEACEAVGIDMHSVPNARNSEAYDGRSPCVGYGTCQPVCPAGAKYDATVHVERAEEAGATVIDRAPVERLDHDGDDRVTAAVYATPNGETHRQEADAFVVAAGGVETPRLLLLSASDRYPDGLANGSGHVGEFFMDHLFAGAGGTLDEPTRQNHVGFYTSACDQFYDEADETQAPFKLEFFNYAGPSPVESALTGDDWGDPLLERLRGEYGNHVAMGALVEQLPDADSRITLADDRVDDRGNPVPRVEWTVGDRALDTIERANEIQVEVLAELGADVEWVAGPDATGPAYHHMGTTRMSDDPDRGVVDADCRTHDLENCWIASSSVFPTSGAMNPTLTIAALALRVGDDVAGWLSEKA, encoded by the coding sequence ATGAGCGCGGGAGACGGGCCGGCGGGAAGTGCCGGCAACGCGGCCGCGATCGACCGGACGCCCGTCCCCGACGCGGACATCTGCGTCGTCGGCGCGGGCCCCGCCGGGGCGCTCGTCGCCGACCGGCTCGCGGGCGACCGCGAGGTCGTGATCCTCGACGCCGGGCCGCGGTTCGACCCCGCCGACCGGCTCGCGCGACAGGAGAAGGCGATCCGGCCGTCCTACGAACGGCCGGACGTCTGGGACGTAGGCGGCGCGCGCGACGCCTACGAGAACGCCGGGTCGACGGAGTGGAGCTACCCGCTGAACCACGCCCGCGTGAAGGGGATCGGCGGGTCGACGCTCCACTGGCAGGGGATGGTGATGCGGCTCCACGAGGGGGACTTCAACTCCGGGACCGAGCGCGGTGTCGGGCCGGACTGGCCGATAGATTACGCGGACCTGCGGCCCTACTACGCCGAGGCCGAGCGCGAGTTGGGCGTCGCGGGCGCGTCCGACAACCCCTACGCGCCGCCCCGCGAGGAGCCGCACCCGATGCCGGCGTTCGAGCCGTCCTACAGCGACTCGCTGTTCGCGGAGGCCTGCGAGGCGGTCGGGATCGACATGCACTCGGTGCCGAACGCGCGCAACTCCGAGGCGTACGACGGCCGGTCGCCCTGCGTCGGCTACGGCACCTGCCAGCCCGTCTGTCCCGCGGGCGCGAAGTACGACGCGACGGTCCACGTCGAGCGCGCCGAGGAGGCGGGCGCGACCGTGATCGACCGCGCGCCGGTCGAGCGGCTCGATCACGACGGCGACGACCGGGTGACGGCAGCCGTCTACGCGACACCCAACGGGGAGACGCACAGGCAGGAGGCGGACGCGTTCGTCGTCGCCGCCGGCGGCGTGGAGACGCCGCGGCTCCTCCTGCTTTCCGCGTCCGACCGCTATCCGGACGGACTCGCGAACGGGAGCGGCCACGTCGGCGAGTTCTTCATGGACCACCTGTTCGCGGGGGCGGGGGGGACGCTCGACGAGCCGACGCGACAGAACCACGTCGGCTTCTACACCAGCGCCTGCGACCAGTTCTACGACGAGGCCGACGAGACGCAGGCCCCGTTCAAGCTGGAGTTCTTCAACTACGCCGGCCCCTCGCCCGTGGAGTCGGCGCTGACGGGCGACGACTGGGGCGATCCCCTGCTGGAGCGTCTACGGGGCGAGTACGGGAACCACGTCGCGATGGGCGCGCTCGTCGAGCAGCTCCCCGACGCCGACAGCCGGATCACGCTCGCCGACGACCGGGTCGACGACCGCGGGAATCCGGTGCCGCGGGTCGAGTGGACCGTCGGCGACCGCGCGCTCGACACGATCGAACGGGCCAACGAGATCCAAGTCGAGGTCTTAGCGGAGCTCGGGGCCGACGTCGAGTGGGTGGCCGGCCCGGACGCCACCGGTCCCGCGTACCACCACATGGGAACGACGCGGATGAGCGACGACCCCGATCGGGGCGTCGTCGACGCCGACTGCCGGACCCACGACCTCGAGAACTGCTGGATCGCCTCCAGTTCCGTCTTCCCGACGAGCGGTGCGATGAACCCCACGCTCACCATCGCCGCGCTCGCGCTCCGCGTCGGCGACGACGTGGCCGGCTGGCTCTCGGAGAAAGCGTGA
- a CDS encoding gluconate 2-dehydrogenase subunit 3 family protein, protein MELTRRDAAAALAALGASGGVALGARFAADRGHDADAGGPGDDETAESAPADDETVRDTLTAVATVVYPADVSGIDEFVDGFLAGRLDDTAHATGIREAVAELNRLARSWHGDAVADLDPADRDRHLREIGADTAEEDPDGTIAERVRYYVVNELLLAFYASPTGGELVGIENPQGHPGGAESYRRGPR, encoded by the coding sequence ATGGAACTGACGCGGCGCGACGCGGCGGCGGCGCTGGCCGCCCTCGGCGCGAGCGGCGGGGTCGCGCTCGGCGCGAGGTTCGCCGCGGACCGCGGACACGACGCCGACGCCGGTGGCCCCGGAGATGATGAGACAGCGGAGAGCGCGCCGGCCGACGACGAGACGGTCCGCGATACCCTGACCGCCGTCGCGACGGTCGTCTACCCCGCCGACGTCTCCGGGATCGACGAGTTCGTCGACGGGTTTCTCGCCGGGCGGCTCGACGACACCGCGCACGCGACGGGGATTCGCGAGGCGGTCGCGGAGCTGAACCGGCTCGCCCGCTCGTGGCACGGCGACGCGGTCGCCGACCTCGACCCCGCGGACCGCGACCGGCACCTCAGGGAGATCGGCGCTGACACCGCCGAGGAGGACCCGGACGGAACGATCGCCGAGCGGGTCCGCTACTACGTCGTCAACGAACTGCTGCTCGCGTTCTACGCCTCTCCGACCGGCGGGGAACTCGTCGGAATCGAGAACCCGCAGGGGCACCCGGGCGGCGCGGAGAGCTACCGGCGAGGGCCGCGATGA
- a CDS encoding iron ABC transporter permease: MSPITRIRDRLTDGEDRVPLGLTLLCAAIAATLVFPLAWLVIEAVTVDPARAVDLTLSVRTVETVVNSLLLMVGVTALSIAIGVPLAYLTARTDLPFRRFWAVTAALPLVVPSYVGAFSFVSAFGPRGEFHEVLSPLGIERIPEIYGLPGSILVITLYTYPYVYLTTRAALLSFDTTLLEAARTLNHGRLASFRRVTLPAIRPAIAAGSLLAALYAVSDFGTPSIMRLSVFTRQIYVEYNSFGSDYAALLSLQLLVVVLFVLALEWLVRSDAPSHGDDAGRTDDRVSLGRLRWPATLLPAGVSALALLVPLWILGLWLVRSEAGRRPSMAFEPVQVLNSLSVSLAAAVVAALAAIPIAYFAANHDSPLAVLFERATYVGFAVPGIVLALALVYFGSSYLPWIYQTLPLLVFAYVVRFLPQAVGSSRTSILQVDPRLVEAGRTLGESSMGTFKRVTLPLTRSGIVAGAALVFLTAMKELPVTLILRPSGFETIVTQIWRAQGSALYQYAVVPTLILLVISGLSMVVLLSQEGGQEGL; encoded by the coding sequence ATGAGCCCGATAACCCGGATCCGCGACCGGCTGACCGACGGGGAGGACCGAGTACCGCTGGGGCTGACGCTGCTGTGTGCGGCGATCGCGGCGACGCTCGTCTTCCCGCTGGCGTGGCTCGTGATCGAGGCGGTCACCGTCGACCCCGCGCGCGCCGTCGACCTCACCCTCAGCGTCCGCACCGTCGAGACCGTCGTCAACAGCCTCCTCCTGATGGTCGGCGTCACGGCGCTGTCGATCGCGATCGGCGTCCCCCTCGCGTACCTCACCGCTCGGACGGATCTCCCGTTCCGGCGGTTCTGGGCGGTGACGGCCGCGCTCCCGCTCGTCGTGCCCAGCTACGTCGGCGCGTTCTCGTTCGTCTCCGCGTTCGGGCCGCGCGGCGAGTTCCACGAGGTACTCTCGCCGCTCGGGATCGAGCGGATTCCGGAGATATACGGGCTCCCCGGATCGATACTCGTCATCACCCTGTACACGTACCCGTACGTCTACCTGACGACGCGGGCCGCGCTGCTCTCGTTCGACACCACCCTCCTGGAGGCGGCGCGGACGCTGAACCACGGTCGCCTCGCGTCGTTCCGCCGCGTGACGCTGCCCGCGATCCGCCCGGCGATCGCCGCCGGGTCGCTGCTCGCGGCGCTGTACGCGGTCTCGGACTTCGGAACGCCCTCGATCATGCGGCTGTCGGTGTTCACCCGACAGATCTACGTCGAGTACAACTCCTTCGGAAGCGACTACGCCGCGCTGCTCTCCTTACAGCTGCTCGTCGTCGTGCTGTTCGTGCTCGCGCTGGAGTGGCTCGTCCGCTCCGACGCGCCCTCGCACGGGGACGACGCGGGCCGCACCGACGACCGGGTGTCGCTGGGCCGGCTCCGGTGGCCCGCGACGCTTCTGCCCGCGGGGGTGTCCGCGCTCGCGCTCCTCGTCCCGCTGTGGATCCTCGGCCTGTGGCTGGTCCGGTCGGAGGCGGGCCGCCGCCCGTCGATGGCGTTCGAGCCGGTTCAGGTGCTCAACTCCCTGTCGGTGTCGCTCGCGGCGGCGGTCGTCGCCGCGCTGGCGGCGATCCCCATCGCGTACTTCGCCGCGAACCACGACTCGCCGCTCGCCGTCCTCTTCGAGCGCGCGACGTACGTCGGCTTCGCGGTGCCCGGCATCGTCCTCGCGTTGGCGCTCGTCTACTTCGGCTCCAGTTACCTGCCGTGGATCTACCAGACGCTGCCGCTCCTCGTGTTCGCGTACGTCGTGCGCTTCCTCCCGCAGGCGGTCGGATCGAGCCGGACCTCGATCCTCCAGGTCGACCCCCGCCTCGTCGAGGCGGGCCGAACGCTCGGCGAGTCCTCGATGGGGACGTTCAAGCGGGTCACGCTCCCGCTCACCCGGTCGGGTATCGTCGCCGGCGCTGCCCTGGTGTTTCTCACCGCGATGAAGGAACTCCCCGTCACGCTGATCCTCCGCCCCTCCGGGTTCGAGACCATCGTCACCCAGATCTGGCGCGCACAGGGGTCCGCGCTGTACCAGTACGCGGTGGTGCCGACGCTGATCTTACTCGTCATCTCGGGGCTCTCGATGGTCGTCCTCCTCTCGCAGGAGGGCGGCCAAGAGGGACTGTAA
- the argS gene encoding arginine--tRNA ligase, whose protein sequence is MFRQFRSEVETAMADALASLDLPTDDLGIERPPEEMDATLASSVAFRLAGEVGDAPPNVAETVAEAVDVSGTDYVESVDTAGPYVNFHANERYLADTLDAAAPDADYGALPDKETSVVVEHTSANPTGPVHVGRARNPIVGDAVANLLEYAGYDVDRHYYVNDAGRQMAVFTWAYERFDESDLESEPARDRAEYDLVRYYRKGNAFLDEADEDAVEAAEGEIQSILQGLESGDEETYERVGEVVDTVLGGMKACLARLPAEFDEFVKETRFMRDGSTDDIADRLKETDQAVYEEDAWQLELDDWGIDKNLVFLRSDGTSLYTTRDLAHHEWKFANYDRAVTVLGEDHKLQADQLDATLELLGNDTDRLGNVIYSYVNLPDGKMSTRKGTGVMLDDLLDEAIDRARDAVESRMDDRIRDDDLSEEDVELIAHQVGIGAVRYDIVSKQPAKAITFEWEDALDFEAQSAPFVQYVHARCAGILSEAAAAGVDVPGVTADADGAVDAAALDVDASDLETDAARDLLREVARFPAAIEAAADDLEPHTIATFTREFADAYNAFYRECPVVTAETDDLRAARLAVVAAAKHTMANALDVLGVEAPESM, encoded by the coding sequence ATGTTCAGGCAGTTCCGGTCGGAGGTTGAGACGGCGATGGCGGACGCCCTCGCCTCGCTCGACCTCCCGACCGACGACCTCGGCATCGAACGCCCGCCGGAGGAGATGGACGCGACGCTCGCCTCCAGCGTCGCCTTCCGACTCGCGGGCGAGGTCGGCGACGCGCCGCCGAACGTCGCGGAGACGGTCGCCGAGGCCGTCGACGTCTCGGGGACCGACTACGTCGAGTCGGTCGACACCGCCGGCCCGTACGTCAACTTCCACGCGAACGAGCGCTACCTCGCCGACACGCTCGACGCGGCCGCCCCCGACGCCGACTACGGCGCGCTCCCCGACAAGGAGACCTCCGTGGTGGTCGAGCACACCAGCGCGAACCCGACCGGCCCGGTCCACGTCGGCCGCGCGCGTAACCCAATCGTCGGCGACGCGGTCGCGAACCTCCTTGAGTACGCCGGCTACGACGTCGACCGCCACTACTACGTCAACGACGCCGGCCGACAGATGGCGGTGTTCACGTGGGCCTACGAACGGTTCGACGAGTCGGACTTGGAGAGCGAACCCGCCCGCGACCGCGCTGAGTACGACCTCGTGCGCTACTACCGGAAGGGGAACGCCTTCTTGGACGAGGCTGACGAGGACGCCGTCGAGGCGGCCGAAGGGGAGATCCAGTCGATCCTTCAGGGGCTCGAATCCGGCGACGAGGAGACCTACGAGCGCGTCGGCGAGGTCGTCGACACCGTCCTCGGCGGCATGAAGGCGTGTCTCGCCCGCCTGCCCGCCGAGTTCGACGAGTTCGTCAAGGAGACTCGGTTCATGCGCGACGGCTCGACGGACGATATCGCGGATAGGCTCAAGGAGACCGATCAGGCCGTCTACGAGGAGGACGCCTGGCAGCTCGAACTCGACGACTGGGGGATCGACAAGAACCTCGTCTTCCTCCGGTCGGACGGGACGAGCCTCTATACCACCCGCGATCTGGCCCACCACGAGTGGAAGTTCGCGAACTACGACCGCGCCGTCACCGTCCTCGGCGAGGACCACAAGCTCCAGGCCGACCAGCTGGACGCGACGCTCGAACTGCTCGGCAACGACACCGACCGCCTCGGCAACGTCATCTACTCGTACGTCAACCTCCCCGACGGGAAGATGTCCACCCGGAAGGGGACCGGCGTGATGCTCGACGACCTCCTCGACGAGGCGATCGACCGCGCCCGCGACGCCGTCGAGTCCCGGATGGACGACCGCATCCGCGACGACGACCTCTCCGAGGAAGACGTCGAGCTCATCGCCCATCAGGTCGGGATCGGCGCGGTCCGGTACGACATCGTCTCGAAACAGCCCGCGAAGGCGATCACCTTCGAGTGGGAGGACGCGCTCGACTTCGAGGCGCAGTCGGCCCCGTTCGTCCAGTACGTCCACGCCCGCTGTGCGGGCATCCTGAGCGAGGCCGCGGCCGCCGGGGTCGACGTGCCGGGCGTGACGGCGGACGCCGACGGCGCGGTCGACGCCGCCGCCCTCGACGTGGACGCGAGCGACCTCGAAACCGACGCGGCCCGCGACCTCCTCCGTGAGGTCGCGCGGTTCCCGGCGGCGATCGAGGCCGCCGCGGACGACCTCGAACCCCACACGATCGCGACGTTCACGCGCGAGTTCGCCGACGCGTACAACGCGTTCTACCGCGAGTGCCCGGTCGTCACCGCCGAGACCGACGACCTGCGCGCCGCCCGCCTCGCGGTCGTCGCGGCCGCGAAACACACGATGGCGAACGCGCTCGACGTGCTGGGCGTCGAAGCGCCGGAGTCGATGTAG
- the prf1 gene encoding peptide chain release factor aRF-1, whose amino-acid sequence MSSDAQEANEDRRKYEFRKVIEELRDFEGSGTQLVTIYVPDDRQVSDVVAHVTQEHSEASNIKSKQTRTAVQDALTSIKDRLRYYDTYPPENGLVIFSGAIDAGGGQTDMVTRTLESPPQPVESFRYHCDSAFLTEPLEHMLEDTGLFGLIVLDRREANVGWLKGKRVEPVKSASSLVPGKQRKGGQSAQRFARLRLEAIDNFYQEVAGMADDLFVDKRHELDGILVGGPSPTKDEFLDGDYLHHELQDKVLGKFDVAYTDESGLKDLVDNASEVLADQEIVEDKRNMETFFENLNTGEEATYGFEQTRRNLIMGSVDRLLISEDLRSDVVVYECPNGHEEYEVIDSRHSTPDHECAECGEAAEVDEREDVIEHLMAIAEQRGTDTKFISTDFEKGEQLLDAFGGIAGILRYSTGV is encoded by the coding sequence ATGAGTAGCGACGCACAGGAGGCGAACGAGGACCGCCGGAAGTACGAGTTCCGCAAGGTCATCGAGGAGCTCAGGGACTTCGAGGGCTCCGGCACCCAGCTCGTCACCATCTACGTCCCCGACGACCGGCAGGTCTCCGACGTGGTGGCCCACGTCACCCAAGAGCACAGCGAGGCGTCGAACATCAAGTCGAAACAGACGCGGACCGCCGTCCAAGACGCGCTCACCTCGATCAAGGACCGGCTGCGCTACTACGACACCTACCCGCCGGAGAACGGGCTCGTGATCTTCTCGGGCGCGATCGACGCCGGCGGCGGCCAGACCGACATGGTCACCCGGACGCTGGAGTCCCCCCCGCAACCGGTGGAGTCGTTCCGGTACCACTGCGACTCCGCGTTCCTCACCGAGCCGCTCGAACACATGCTCGAAGACACCGGGCTCTTCGGGCTCATCGTCTTGGACCGCCGCGAGGCGAACGTCGGCTGGCTGAAGGGGAAACGCGTCGAGCCGGTCAAGTCCGCCTCCTCGCTCGTCCCCGGCAAACAGCGGAAAGGAGGACAGTCCGCACAGCGGTTCGCCCGCCTGCGCTTAGAAGCCATCGACAACTTCTATCAGGAGGTCGCGGGGATGGCCGACGACCTGTTCGTCGACAAGCGCCACGAGCTCGACGGCATCCTCGTCGGCGGCCCGTCGCCGACGAAAGACGAGTTCCTCGACGGCGACTACCTCCACCACGAGCTTCAGGACAAGGTCCTCGGCAAGTTCGACGTCGCGTACACCGACGAGTCGGGCCTGAAGGACCTCGTCGACAACGCCAGCGAGGTGCTCGCCGACCAGGAGATCGTCGAGGACAAACGGAACATGGAGACGTTCTTCGAGAACCTCAACACCGGCGAGGAGGCGACCTACGGGTTCGAACAGACCCGCCGGAACCTGATCATGGGCTCGGTCGACCGACTGCTCATCTCCGAGGACCTCCGCTCCGACGTCGTCGTCTACGAGTGCCCCAACGGTCACGAGGAGTACGAGGTGATCGACTCGCGACACTCGACGCCGGACCACGAGTGCGCGGAGTGCGGTGAGGCGGCCGAGGTCGACGAGCGCGAAGACGTCATCGAACACCTGATGGCTATCGCCGAGCAGCGCGGGACGGACACAAAATTTATTTCGACGGACTTCGAGAAGGGCGAACAGCTGCTCGACGCCTTCGGTGGTATCGCCGGCATTCTGCGGTACTCGACCGGCGTCTGA
- a CDS encoding metal-dependent transcriptional regulator yields MNTADQYLKTIYVVQDSEDGPASTGSIADALGVSPASANEMIGKLEERGLAEHEKYKGVKLTDDGIVRARKALQTYCIIERFLANVLAVEDFQAEARELEAVIDDTVAERLDTIIDRQPECPDCFDPETDACACLEIAPTPVEPEQQ; encoded by the coding sequence GTGAACACCGCAGATCAGTACCTCAAGACGATATACGTCGTACAGGACAGCGAAGACGGCCCCGCGTCGACCGGGTCGATAGCCGACGCGCTCGGCGTCAGCCCGGCCAGCGCCAACGAGATGATCGGCAAGCTCGAAGAGCGCGGGCTCGCGGAACACGAGAAGTACAAGGGCGTCAAGCTCACCGACGACGGCATCGTGCGGGCCAGAAAGGCTCTTCAGACCTACTGTATCATCGAGCGATTCCTCGCGAACGTCCTCGCGGTCGAGGACTTCCAGGCGGAGGCCCGCGAGCTTGAGGCGGTCATCGACGACACGGTCGCGGAGCGGCTCGACACGATCATCGATCGCCAGCCGGAGTGCCCGGACTGTTTCGACCCGGAGACCGACGCCTGCGCGTGTCTGGAGATCGCACCGACGCCAGTCGAACCGGAGCAGCAGTAG